The genomic region GCACGGCATCGAACAATACGGCCCACCGGTAGTCGGCCATACGGTTCATGCCGCGACCGAGGCTGCCGCGCACCGCCTTCCCTCCATTGCCGGCACCGTCGGATGGGCGGTCGAGGCAGCCATTTCAGGCGTTATTGGGCTCCTTGTCGGCGCAGTTGCGATACCGGCCGTCACATACGGTCTTTCACCGCTATGGAAACGTCTGAAGCGATCGCAGCCGACCTGAACAAAAGCGGCTGCAGATTGCGGGTGCCGGCTACTCCAGCAACGTCGTGAGTTGCGCGCCCTCGTCCGCCACGAACACGGCAATCAATTCCGCCGGCTCCGTGGTGCTGGCATTGGCCGAGACCAGATGCGTCGAGCCGGGCGGCTCGAAGAAGGACTGGCCGACGCCGAACGTCTCGACCGGGCCGCCGCCGAGCTGGGAGCGGATCTTGCCCTTGGTTATGTAGGCGGTGACGGATCCTGCGTGACGATGCGGCCGCGAGAACCCGCCAGGGCCGTAGAACACGCGCACGATGGTGACGCGCTTGCCCGGCACGTTCGGCAGCGCGTAGGAGTCGATCGGCTCGACCTTGTCCAGCGGCGAGCTTTCGGCGGCGGTGGCGCAGAGCGGCGCGAGTGCGCCGGAAATGGTGTCCATCGTCACCGGCAACGCCTTGCCGATCGCAAGCGCGCACGCAAGCCCGCCGACGACGGCGATCGCCATCGAACGCGATGGCGCCAATGTGGTGGGCAAACTTACTACCGTCATCACGATCTCCCTTCGTTGCAATCAGGATGCCGCCGCATTCGCTGCGACCGGTCGCTTCGCCGGTGTCCAGCGAAACGCCGCACCGAAACGATTCCAGACGTTGATCGAGGCAACCGCGGAGGTCAGGTACGTCAGTTCGGTCTCGGAGAATTCACGGCTCGCCTCGGCATACACGCCCTCGCCGACTCCGTCGGGCAGGCAGGTCAGCGCCTCGGTCCAGGCCAGCGCGGCACGTTCGCGCGCGGAAAAGATCGGCGCCTCGCGCCAGACCACGACCAAATTGAGCTTGTCGACGGGCACGCCGATCCGCTCCGAAAGCAGGATGTGATGCTGCACGCAGAAGGCGCAGCCGTTGATCTGCGATGCCCGGAGCTTGACCAGTTCGAGAAGCTGCTTGTCGAGACCGGCCTTGGCCGCCACCTGGCCGAGCGCCAGCACCAGCTCATACGCATCCGGCGCGATCTTCTTGAAATCCTCGTATTCGCTGCGGGCGTGTGACATTGCCGTTCACCTCGTGGTATTGTAAGACCGCTTACATCTTATAAGAGCACTTACATGTTG from Bradyrhizobium lupini harbors:
- a CDS encoding cupin domain-containing protein encodes the protein MTVVSLPTTLAPSRSMAIAVVGGLACALAIGKALPVTMDTISGALAPLCATAAESSPLDKVEPIDSYALPNVPGKRVTIVRVFYGPGGFSRPHRHAGSVTAYITKGKIRSQLGGGPVETFGVGQSFFEPPGSTHLVSANASTTEPAELIAVFVADEGAQLTTLLE
- a CDS encoding carboxymuconolactone decarboxylase family protein; translated protein: MSHARSEYEDFKKIAPDAYELVLALGQVAAKAGLDKQLLELVKLRASQINGCAFCVQHHILLSERIGVPVDKLNLVVVWREAPIFSARERAALAWTEALTCLPDGVGEGVYAEASREFSETELTYLTSAVASINVWNRFGAAFRWTPAKRPVAANAAAS